A single region of the Phycisphaerae bacterium RAS1 genome encodes:
- the rpoN gene encoding RNA polymerase sigma-54 factor: MLSQIPRQLLQQQQRLTPQLIQAMDILQLPIMALESRIAAELDSNPALELAAGDDDNMSVTATEPESPVETPARTEDERALVVDENAGPREFERLDNLVNEYEFLDDDFEYRGTKSRAKGMEESEGKLEAMSNAAARPVSLEEHLLSQWSLVEIDERTRRIGEAIIGEIDDNGRFELRPEMTFDQQPAPTPDEIDAVLRRVQQLDPPGIAARSLQECVLLQLAALPGDNELVIRLIRKHFEDLQKNRLPQIARSLGVDVEDVKAAVHVISKLSLHPGADVNGRASPPIVPDIVVEYDADADQYRTRLTRGNFRELRISDEFREALERSRDDKSTREFIKQKIEAASAIIDAVRFRRERLLDVAVAVVEAQREFLDKGEQHLKVLRMSELADRFQCDPSTISRTVDEKYMQTPRGIFPLRRFFTGGTESVTGETLGWDSIKAKVQEIVGAEDKRAPLSDDEIVDILARQGLDIKRRTVAKYRAQLDIPTARQRKQF, translated from the coding sequence ATGCTCTCCCAAATCCCGCGGCAGCTCCTGCAGCAGCAGCAGCGGCTGACGCCGCAGCTCATCCAGGCCATGGACATCCTCCAGTTGCCGATCATGGCGCTGGAATCGCGGATCGCGGCGGAGCTGGACAGCAATCCGGCGCTCGAGCTGGCCGCCGGCGACGACGACAACATGAGCGTCACCGCGACGGAACCGGAATCGCCGGTTGAAACACCGGCGCGAACCGAGGACGAGCGGGCGCTGGTTGTAGACGAGAACGCCGGGCCACGGGAGTTTGAGCGGCTCGACAACCTCGTCAATGAATACGAGTTTCTCGACGACGACTTTGAATATCGCGGCACCAAGAGCCGCGCGAAGGGGATGGAGGAGTCGGAAGGCAAGCTGGAGGCGATGTCGAACGCGGCGGCTCGGCCGGTGTCGCTCGAGGAGCACCTGCTGTCGCAGTGGTCTCTGGTCGAGATCGACGAGCGGACGCGCCGCATCGGCGAGGCGATCATCGGGGAGATCGATGACAACGGCCGCTTCGAGCTGCGGCCCGAGATGACGTTCGACCAGCAGCCCGCGCCGACGCCCGACGAGATCGACGCCGTGCTGAGGCGCGTTCAGCAGCTTGACCCGCCCGGCATCGCCGCCCGCTCGCTCCAGGAATGCGTGCTGCTGCAGCTCGCGGCGCTTCCCGGCGACAATGAGCTCGTGATCCGCCTGATTCGCAAGCACTTCGAGGACCTGCAGAAGAACCGGCTGCCGCAGATCGCCCGCAGCCTGGGGGTGGATGTCGAGGACGTGAAGGCGGCGGTTCACGTCATCTCGAAGCTCAGCCTGCACCCCGGGGCGGATGTGAACGGGCGCGCCTCTCCGCCGATCGTGCCCGATATCGTGGTCGAGTACGACGCCGACGCCGATCAGTACCGCACGCGCCTGACGCGCGGCAACTTCCGTGAGCTGCGCATCTCCGATGAATTTCGCGAGGCGCTCGAACGCTCGCGCGACGACAAGAGCACGCGCGAGTTCATCAAGCAGAAGATCGAAGCCGCCAGCGCCATCATCGACGCCGTCCGCTTCCGCCGCGAGCGGCTGCTCGACGTGGCGGTGGCGGTGGTCGAGGCGCAGCGAGAGTTCCTCGACAAGGGCGAGCAGCATCTCAAAGTCCTGCGCATGAGCGAGCTGGCCGACCGCTTCCAGTGCGACCCCTCCACCATCAGCCGCACCGTCGACGAGAAGTACATGCAGACGCCGCGCGGCATTTTCCCGTTGCGGCGTTTTTTCACCGGCGGGACAGAGAGCGTAACGGGCGAGACGCTGGGGTGGGACAGCATCAAGGCGAAGGTGCAGGAGATCGTCGGCGCGGAAGACAAGCGCGCCCCGCTGAGCGACGATGAAATCGTGGACATCCTGGCGCGGCAGGGGCTGGACATCAAGCGCCGCACCGTCGCCAAGTACCGCGCCCAACTCGACATCCCCACCGCCCGGCAACGCAAGCAGTTCTGA
- the icd_1 gene encoding Isocitrate dehydrogenase [NADP], translating to MAYSTTTVPAGTKITRGPRGMQVPNDPIIPFIRGDGTGPDIWAASQAVFDAAVQKAFGGKKRIAWMEVFAGEDAFKRFNNWLPDDTVEAFREFLVGIKGPLTTPVGGGIRSLNVALRQMLDLYVCLRPVRYFQGVPSPVKRPEKVDMVILRENTEDIYAGIEYAGGSAESQKVLDFMSREFPKEFKKIRFGTTDATKSWLSGLGRDDLDSSVCVGVGIKPISKTGSERLVHSAITYAMKHNRKSVTLVHKGNIMKFTEGAFRDWGYGLAKREFQAVDLDGGPWQVIKAGTETPFIKALCGGPLPRDLTIKDAIADITLQQVLTRPEDFDVIATPNLNGDYLSDALAAQVGGIGIAPGGNINYVTGHAIFEATHGTAPKYANQDVVNPGSVILSGVMMLEHLGWQPAAELILNGLEKAIAARTVTYDFHRLLEGEGLKATKVKCSEFGQQIIRHMA from the coding sequence ATGGCGTATTCCACTACCACCGTCCCCGCCGGAACGAAGATCACCCGCGGCCCGCGCGGCATGCAGGTACCCAACGATCCGATCATCCCCTTCATCCGCGGCGACGGCACCGGCCCGGACATCTGGGCCGCTTCGCAGGCCGTCTTCGACGCCGCCGTCCAGAAGGCCTTTGGCGGCAAGAAGCGGATCGCATGGATGGAGGTTTTCGCCGGCGAAGACGCATTCAAACGCTTCAACAACTGGCTGCCGGATGACACAGTGGAGGCGTTTCGCGAGTTCCTGGTCGGCATCAAGGGGCCGCTGACGACGCCGGTGGGCGGCGGGATTCGCTCGCTGAACGTGGCCCTGCGGCAGATGCTCGATCTGTACGTCTGCCTGCGGCCCGTGCGCTATTTCCAGGGCGTGCCGTCGCCGGTGAAGCGGCCCGAGAAAGTGGACATGGTGATTCTCCGCGAGAACACGGAGGACATCTACGCGGGCATCGAGTACGCCGGCGGGTCGGCCGAGTCGCAGAAAGTGCTGGACTTCATGTCGCGCGAGTTCCCGAAGGAGTTCAAGAAAATCCGTTTCGGCACGACGGACGCGACGAAGAGCTGGCTTTCTGGGCTGGGGCGCGACGATCTGGATTCGTCCGTATGCGTCGGCGTAGGCATCAAGCCCATCAGCAAGACCGGCTCCGAGCGGCTGGTCCACTCGGCGATCACCTACGCGATGAAGCACAACCGAAAAAGCGTGACGCTGGTCCACAAGGGCAACATCATGAAGTTCACCGAGGGGGCCTTCCGTGACTGGGGCTACGGCCTCGCGAAGCGCGAGTTTCAGGCGGTGGACCTCGACGGCGGACCGTGGCAGGTCATCAAGGCCGGAACCGAAACGCCGTTCATCAAGGCCCTGTGCGGCGGTCCGCTGCCGCGCGACCTGACGATCAAGGACGCCATCGCGGACATCACGTTGCAGCAGGTTTTGACGCGGCCCGAGGATTTCGACGTCATCGCGACGCCGAATTTGAACGGCGATTACCTCTCGGACGCGCTGGCGGCGCAGGTGGGCGGCATCGGCATCGCCCCCGGCGGGAACATCAACTACGTCACCGGCCACGCGATCTTCGAAGCCACGCACGGCACGGCGCCGAAGTACGCGAACCAGGACGTGGTGAACCCCGGGTCGGTGATCCTGTCGGGCGTGATGATGCTGGAGCACCTCGGCTGGCAGCCGGCGGCGGAGCTGATTCTGAACGGGCTGGAAAAGGCGATCGCGGCCCGGACCGTGACGTATGATTTTCACCGGCTGCTGGAGGGGGAGGGGCTGAAGGCGACGAAGGTGAAGTGCAGCGAGTTCGGGCAGCAGATTATCAGACACATGGCATGA
- the phrB gene encoding Deoxyribodipyrimidine photo-lyase, producing the protein MGVSGAVILFRADLRLSDNPALVAAIARGLHAIPLYTWNPDAEGPWRPGAASRCWLHHSLAALKADLKRLGSDLIVRRGPTLEVLREVLAATGARALFWNRRYEPLAAAHDAMVESELRRAGCAVGTFNASLLWEPADVRTRSGTPFQVFTPFYKRVLALDLPGSPLERPASLAPPPRIDSLELDRLELLPRAGWGDGLTRAGQPGEAGAARALTEFLAESVSDYREQRDYPARHGTSRLSPHLHFGEISPRQAWHALAERQAAKGKPAAGAVDDRIVESGPDCFRRELIWREFAHHILHHFPHTPDQPLRSEFAGFPWRDHGGALRAWQRGRTGYPIVDAGMRELWATGWLHNRVRMIVASFLVKHLLIDWREGARWFWDTLVDADLANNTLGWQWSAGCGADAVPYFRIFNPSLQGEKFDPQGEYVQRWLPELALLRPPWIHRPWEAPPAALAAAGVRLGTTYPLPIVEHKAARERALAALKSLRHGSCAAT; encoded by the coding sequence ATGGGAGTCAGTGGCGCTGTCATCTTGTTTCGCGCCGATTTGCGGCTCTCGGACAACCCTGCGCTGGTGGCTGCAATCGCGCGCGGCCTTCACGCCATCCCGTTGTACACTTGGAATCCGGACGCCGAGGGACCCTGGCGCCCGGGTGCGGCGTCGCGCTGCTGGCTGCATCATTCGCTCGCGGCGCTCAAGGCAGACCTGAAGCGACTTGGTTCCGACCTGATCGTGCGGCGCGGCCCGACGCTTGAGGTCTTGCGCGAGGTGTTGGCCGCGACCGGGGCGCGGGCGCTGTTCTGGAATCGCAGATACGAACCGCTCGCCGCAGCCCATGACGCAATGGTGGAATCCGAGCTGCGCCGCGCGGGCTGCGCAGTCGGCACGTTTAACGCGAGCCTCCTTTGGGAACCGGCGGATGTGCGGACCCGATCCGGCACGCCCTTCCAGGTTTTCACGCCCTTCTACAAGCGCGTGCTGGCGCTCGACCTGCCCGGCTCGCCGCTCGAGCGCCCCGCATCACTGGCTCCGCCGCCGCGCATCGACTCACTCGAACTGGACCGGCTTGAGTTGTTGCCGCGCGCTGGCTGGGGCGACGGCCTGACCCGCGCCGGGCAGCCCGGCGAGGCCGGTGCGGCACGGGCGCTTACTGAGTTCCTGGCCGAGAGCGTCAGTGACTATCGCGAGCAACGCGACTATCCGGCGCGGCACGGCACGTCGCGCCTCTCGCCGCATCTGCACTTCGGCGAAATCAGCCCGCGGCAGGCCTGGCACGCCCTGGCTGAACGGCAAGCGGCGAAAGGCAAGCCAGCGGCCGGCGCGGTTGATGACCGCATCGTCGAGAGCGGCCCCGACTGCTTTCGGCGCGAGCTGATCTGGCGCGAGTTCGCACATCACATCCTGCACCATTTTCCGCACACACCCGACCAGCCGCTGCGAAGCGAGTTCGCCGGCTTCCCGTGGCGCGACCACGGCGGAGCGCTGCGCGCCTGGCAGCGCGGCCGCACCGGCTACCCGATCGTCGACGCCGGGATGCGCGAGCTGTGGGCGACCGGCTGGCTGCACAATCGCGTGCGGATGATCGTGGCGTCGTTTCTCGTGAAGCACCTGCTGATCGACTGGCGTGAAGGGGCGCGCTGGTTCTGGGACACGCTGGTCGACGCCGATCTCGCCAACAACACGCTTGGCTGGCAGTGGTCGGCCGGCTGCGGCGCCGATGCGGTCCCCTATTTTCGCATCTTCAATCCGAGCCTGCAGGGCGAGAAGTTCGACCCGCAGGGCGAGTATGTACAGCGCTGGCTGCCGGAGCTGGCCCTGCTTCGCCCGCCGTGGATTCACCGCCCGTGGGAAGCACCACCGGCGGCGCTGGCGGCGGCGGGCGTGCGCCTGGGAACGACGTATCCGCTTCCGATCGTGGAGCACAAGGCGGCTCGGGAACGGGCGCTGGCGGCGCTGAAGAGCCTTCGCCACGGCTCGTGCGCGGCGACATAG
- a CDS encoding putative ABC transporter ATP-binding protein — MLHDTKDIVISVRDLAVRFDKPGGGAVTVLDGISFDVYRGETLVIMGGSGGGKSTLLNAMIGEVQADEGQITYHLPEIGRVDFASASDATRDRVRKRFGILFQSGALFSSMTVAQNIALPLTEHSHVDRAIIDIVVAMKLQQVHMLPHRDKMPSQLSGGQKKRVGLARALALDPTILYYDEPSAGLDPVTSTAIDELIMDLSRKLKVTSVVVTHEMDSAFRVADRMLMLSAGRVLRLGPVVDFERIRRADPKWMTSDDDRLLHQFLNGAATGPLTDAEGTSEYEKVLLESTVRSRG, encoded by the coding sequence ATGCTGCACGACACCAAGGACATCGTCATTTCGGTGCGCGACCTGGCCGTCCGCTTTGACAAGCCGGGCGGCGGCGCCGTCACGGTTCTGGACGGGATCTCCTTCGACGTCTATCGCGGCGAAACGCTGGTCATCATGGGCGGATCGGGCGGCGGCAAGAGCACGCTGCTCAACGCCATGATCGGCGAGGTGCAGGCGGACGAAGGCCAGATCACCTATCACCTGCCCGAAATCGGCCGGGTTGATTTCGCCTCCGCCAGCGACGCCACGCGCGACCGCGTGCGCAAGCGCTTCGGCATCCTGTTTCAATCCGGGGCGCTGTTCAGCTCGATGACCGTGGCGCAGAACATCGCTTTGCCCCTCACGGAGCATTCGCATGTCGACCGGGCCATCATCGACATCGTCGTGGCGATGAAGCTGCAGCAGGTGCACATGCTGCCGCACCGCGACAAGATGCCTTCGCAGCTCTCGGGCGGCCAGAAGAAGCGCGTCGGGCTGGCGCGGGCGCTCGCGCTCGATCCGACAATCCTCTACTACGACGAGCCGTCCGCCGGGCTGGACCCGGTCACATCGACGGCGATCGACGAGCTGATCATGGATCTGTCGCGCAAGCTCAAGGTGACCAGCGTGGTCGTCACGCACGAGATGGACTCCGCCTTCCGTGTGGCCGACCGCATGCTGATGCTCTCGGCCGGGCGCGTGCTGCGGCTGGGGCCGGTGGTCGATTTCGAGCGCATCCGCCGGGCCGACCCGAAGTGGATGACCAGCGACGACGACCGTCTGCTGCATCAGTTCCTCAACGGAGCGGCGACAGGGCCGCTGACCGACGCGGAGGGGACGAGCGAATACGAGAAGGTTTTGCTGGAGTCGACCGTGAGGAGCCGAGGATAG
- the lysC gene encoding Aspartokinase, which translates to MPIVVQKFGGTSVADANRIHLAARRAIRAKLDGRQVVLVVSAMGHTTDHLVDLAYQVSRKPSKREMDMLLSTGEQVSIALMAMAIHEGGYEAISLTGAQAGMLTDSAFSQARIKSIDTPRIRNLLEHGRVVIVAGFQGADSDFNITTLGRGGSDTTAVALAAALQAEMCEIYTDVDGIYTTDPRIAPEARKLDTISYDEMLEMASLGAGVMHGRSIELGKKYSVPIHVRSSFTDNPGTIIMANPPGMEDIAVRGATLKREVTRLTLSGLPNQPGVAAAIFQEVAGRGVMVDDIIQNIEADGSSVTLGFTVEGRDAGEMQTVGDLLAGRFGASRVNVNNDLARVSIIGVGMRSHRGVAARMFEALSAEKINIENISTSEIVISVLVRRAEAERALHAVHQAFELQRPA; encoded by the coding sequence TTGCCGATCGTCGTCCAGAAATTTGGCGGAACCAGCGTCGCTGACGCCAACCGCATTCACCTCGCCGCCCGCCGCGCCATTCGCGCCAAGCTCGACGGCCGCCAGGTCGTATTGGTCGTCTCCGCCATGGGCCACACGACCGATCACCTGGTCGATCTCGCCTATCAAGTCAGCCGCAAGCCGTCCAAACGCGAGATGGACATGCTGCTCTCCACCGGCGAGCAGGTCAGCATCGCCCTGATGGCCATGGCCATCCACGAAGGCGGCTACGAAGCCATCAGCCTAACCGGTGCGCAGGCCGGCATGCTGACCGACAGCGCCTTCTCGCAAGCCCGCATCAAGTCGATCGACACCCCGCGCATCCGCAACCTGCTCGAACACGGCCGCGTCGTCATCGTCGCCGGCTTCCAGGGCGCGGACAGCGATTTCAATATCACCACGCTCGGCCGCGGCGGCAGCGACACCACCGCCGTCGCCCTCGCCGCCGCCCTGCAGGCCGAGATGTGCGAGATTTACACCGACGTGGACGGCATCTACACCACCGACCCGCGCATCGCCCCGGAAGCCCGCAAGCTCGACACCATCAGCTACGACGAGATGCTGGAGATGGCCAGCCTGGGCGCCGGCGTCATGCACGGCCGCTCGATCGAACTGGGCAAAAAGTACAGCGTGCCCATCCACGTCCGCAGCAGCTTCACCGACAACCCTGGGACGATCATCATGGCCAATCCGCCCGGAATGGAAGACATCGCCGTCCGCGGCGCCACGCTCAAACGCGAGGTGACGCGCCTGACGCTCTCGGGCCTGCCCAACCAGCCGGGCGTGGCGGCGGCGATATTTCAGGAGGTCGCCGGCCGCGGCGTCATGGTGGATGACATCATCCAGAACATCGAGGCCGACGGCTCGAGCGTCACGCTCGGGTTCACGGTCGAGGGCCGCGACGCGGGCGAGATGCAGACGGTCGGCGATCTGCTCGCGGGGCGCTTCGGCGCGTCGCGCGTCAACGTGAACAACGACCTGGCGCGCGTCAGCATCATCGGCGTCGGCATGCGCTCCCACCGCGGCGTCGCCGCCCGCATGTTCGAGGCGCTCTCGGCCGAGAAAATCAACATCGAGAACATCTCGACCAGCGAGATCGTCATCAGCGTGCTGGTGCGGCGGGCGGAGGCGGAGCGGGCGCTGCACGCGGTGCACCAGGCGTTCGAGCTGCAGCGCCCGGCCTAG
- the atpC gene encoding ATP synthase epsilon chain, whose translation MAKTKSLQFVVITPEQQVLEESTESLVIPAHDGEIGILADHAPLMCELGAGELRYKSGGRTNRLIIDGGFAQVQRNQVTVLTSSAVAPESVTSAMIAAAEKKCDELRGGGPDAAAARGRARRRSALLRAARRTH comes from the coding sequence ATGGCAAAGACCAAGTCGCTTCAGTTCGTCGTCATCACGCCCGAGCAGCAAGTGCTCGAGGAGTCCACCGAGTCCCTCGTCATCCCCGCGCACGACGGCGAGATCGGCATCCTGGCCGACCACGCCCCGCTGATGTGCGAACTGGGCGCCGGCGAGCTGCGCTACAAATCCGGCGGACGCACGAATCGGCTGATTATCGACGGCGGCTTCGCCCAGGTCCAACGAAACCAGGTCACGGTTCTGACCAGCAGCGCCGTCGCCCCCGAGAGTGTTACGTCCGCAATGATCGCCGCGGCTGAGAAGAAGTGCGACGAGCTGCGCGGCGGCGGCCCGGACGCCGCCGCGGCGCGCGGCCGCGCGCGTCGCCGAAGCGCTCTGTTGCGAGCCGCGCGGCGCACACACTAA
- the yedA gene encoding putative inner membrane transporter YedA: protein MAHVQPLERHAPRWKIIVAFAALYVIWGSTYLAIRVAIESLPPFLMAGTRFVLAGGLMALWACWRGAPPPTARQWRSAVIIGALLLVGGNGGVVWACTPPAGASAPRVPSGLTALLVASTPVWMALFDWLRPGGVRPNLLMVAGLTGGLVGVGLLAGPGKFGGVVDPTAALVLMGASISWAAGSLYSRAASSPSSPILATGIQMVCGGGLLLIVGVVAGDVEKVALERLTLRSAIAFAYLMAFGSLIGFTAYVWLLRVVSPTAAGTYAYVNPLVALVLGWLLANEPLSGRVAVAAGVIVGSVTLLGAARTRRTPLKPVETGAPAMAAVGATTAKAWFTRA from the coding sequence ATGGCCCATGTGCAGCCGCTCGAGCGTCACGCGCCGCGCTGGAAGATCATCGTTGCGTTTGCCGCTCTTTACGTCATCTGGGGATCGACGTACCTCGCGATCCGCGTTGCGATCGAGTCGCTGCCGCCGTTCCTCATGGCCGGCACACGCTTCGTTCTCGCGGGCGGATTGATGGCGCTGTGGGCCTGCTGGCGTGGAGCGCCGCCGCCGACGGCTCGCCAGTGGCGTTCGGCGGTCATCATCGGCGCGTTGCTGCTGGTGGGTGGAAACGGGGGCGTTGTCTGGGCGTGCACACCGCCCGCGGGGGCGTCGGCGCCGCGCGTGCCTTCGGGCCTGACGGCGCTGCTGGTGGCGTCGACGCCGGTGTGGATGGCGCTGTTTGACTGGCTGCGGCCGGGCGGCGTGCGTCCCAACCTGTTGATGGTCGCCGGACTGACGGGCGGGCTGGTCGGCGTCGGATTGCTGGCTGGGCCGGGGAAGTTCGGGGGCGTCGTGGATCCGACTGCGGCGTTGGTGCTGATGGGCGCGTCGATCTCCTGGGCCGCGGGGTCGCTCTACTCAAGGGCCGCGTCCTCTCCGTCGTCACCCATTCTGGCGACGGGGATTCAGATGGTGTGCGGCGGCGGGCTGCTGCTGATCGTCGGAGTTGTGGCGGGAGACGTAGAAAAAGTCGCGCTTGAGCGGCTGACGCTACGCTCGGCGATTGCATTTGCGTATCTCATGGCGTTCGGCTCGCTGATTGGATTCACGGCTTACGTCTGGCTTCTGCGGGTCGTTTCACCGACCGCAGCCGGGACGTATGCCTACGTGAACCCGCTGGTGGCCCTGGTGCTGGGTTGGCTGCTGGCGAACGAACCGCTTTCCGGGCGGGTTGCCGTGGCGGCGGGCGTAATTGTAGGCTCGGTGACGCTTCTGGGGGCGGCCCGCACGCGGCGTACGCCGCTGAAGCCGGTCGAGACTGGAGCGCCGGCGATGGCGGCGGTCGGCGCGACGACCGCTAAAGCCTGGTTCACGCGAGCTTAA